The Synechocystis sp. PCC 7509 genome includes a window with the following:
- a CDS encoding PEP-CTERM sorting domain-containing protein, whose protein sequence is MLTFKFVQHSAVAGIVGLLGLLNAHSSQAGVMNGDFEDGFAGYSTIGDTIVHTGSFESNYGGGHSEAVISNTPGAEVDFTFSGNPAVSTANLETFLGLSAGSFDAIASDSVIEGSAIQQTFYGNANDILSFDFQFLTDEDVFAGSNRPNANFNDLAFFTVQFNNSPAYIFQLADTFSNFSNSNTPFIYETNGQNTALSLAQSGYYTIGFGVLDVGDESFASSLLLDNIGVTSSEPVPEPATMLGLTAFSFGAFMKRRQKQKAKA, encoded by the coding sequence ATGCTTACTTTTAAATTTGTCCAGCATTCTGCCGTAGCAGGTATTGTGGGTTTACTGGGGCTATTGAATGCTCATAGCTCTCAAGCGGGGGTTATGAATGGTGATTTTGAAGATGGATTTGCAGGGTATAGCACCATCGGTGACACGATTGTTCATACAGGCTCTTTTGAGAGCAATTATGGCGGGGGACATTCTGAAGCCGTAATATCAAACACCCCAGGAGCGGAAGTTGATTTCACTTTTTCCGGTAATCCTGCTGTATCTACCGCCAACCTAGAAACATTCTTAGGATTGAGTGCAGGCAGTTTTGATGCGATCGCCAGTGATAGTGTAATAGAGGGTTCGGCAATCCAACAAACTTTCTATGGCAATGCCAACGATATTTTGTCCTTTGATTTTCAGTTTCTTACGGATGAAGATGTATTTGCAGGCTCTAACCGTCCCAACGCTAACTTCAACGACCTTGCCTTTTTTACAGTGCAATTTAACAATTCGCCAGCTTATATATTTCAATTAGCTGACACTTTTTCTAATTTTTCTAACTCCAATACACCTTTTATCTATGAAACCAATGGTCAAAATACAGCTTTGTCTCTAGCGCAAAGTGGGTACTACACAATAGGGTTTGGCGTTCTAGATGTAGGTGACGAAAGTTTTGCTTCTAGCTTGTTACTTGATAATATCGGAGTTACTTCTAGCGAACCTGTCCCCGAACCAGCTACTATGCTAGGTTTGACAGCTTTTAGCTTTGGGGCATTTATGAAACGTCGCCAAAAACAAAAAGCAAAAGCGTAA
- the mscL gene encoding large conductance mechanosensitive channel protein MscL — protein MSSANSGFVADFRKFLMRGNVIDLAVAVIIGGAFGKIITSLVEDIITPVLLTPALKAARVEDLQLLSINGIKYGVFLAAIINFLVIAFCIFLLIRAFEKAQRKFVRSGEAAAAAEAAPPDPAMISQERLTSALERLTTTIESRQA, from the coding sequence ATGAGCAGTGCTAACAGTGGATTTGTAGCCGATTTTCGCAAATTTTTGATGCGCGGTAATGTCATCGATTTAGCCGTTGCTGTAATTATCGGCGGCGCATTTGGTAAGATTATCACTTCTTTAGTAGAAGATATTATTACCCCGGTACTTTTAACCCCTGCATTGAAAGCTGCTAGGGTTGAAGACTTGCAGCTTTTGTCAATCAATGGCATCAAATACGGTGTATTTCTAGCGGCAATTATCAATTTTTTAGTAATTGCTTTCTGTATTTTCCTCCTCATTCGAGCCTTTGAAAAAGCCCAAAGAAAATTTGTTCGCAGTGGGGAAGCCGCCGCCGCCGCAGAAGCAGCCCCCCCCGATCCGGCAATGATTTCTCAAGAGAGATTAACTAGCGCTTTAGAGAGACTGACAACTACTATCGAATCGCGACAAGCTTAA